In Leptospira stimsonii, a single window of DNA contains:
- a CDS encoding response regulator yields the protein MKLETKKHSSIHILVAEDDPDDRLLMTEGFRENNLINPLHFVKDGEELIDFLKNQGEYSDILKYPRPGFILLDLNMPRMDGREVLRTIKSMPEFKKIPVIVLTTSREEEDMLQTYDLGANSFIRKPVEFSAFMETIRALGEYWLEIVELPDV from the coding sequence ATGAAATTGGAGACAAAAAAACATAGTTCCATTCACATTCTCGTCGCAGAGGACGATCCAGATGATCGTCTTTTGATGACGGAAGGCTTTCGCGAAAACAATTTGATCAATCCCCTTCATTTCGTGAAGGATGGAGAAGAACTAATCGATTTTCTAAAGAATCAAGGAGAATATTCTGATATTCTAAAGTATCCCCGTCCTGGATTTATTCTGCTGGATCTCAATATGCCGAGGATGGACGGAAGGGAAGTTTTAAGGACGATTAAATCGATGCCCGAATTCAAAAAAATTCCCGTCATTGTTCTTACCACTTCCAGAGAAGAGGAAGATATGTTGCAGACCTACGATTTGGGAGCGAATTCGTTCATCCGAAAGCCGGTGGAATTTAGCGCCTTTATGGAAACGATCCGAGCGCTCGGAGAATATTGGCTGGAAATCGTGGAGCTTCCGGATGTCTGA
- a CDS encoding EAL domain-containing protein: protein MNFLKSERESAANLSGKIRCSFKGEYIELDPSIEEELIAFPDLKAKLLNIVESISQFSHQNKNNATTFELFMEIVSESEQTYHLYSLVHHKKEEITFELTKIPAVPNSKVKLITIKQRINAHKAEFKTFLGKSRSAFFLIEIQFVSVKGIPEPEIESFEQVFMDLSTEIFTLTNGNTKIIRYSQNKILVIIPVENERFNLSALSKQIISIMDYPLSHNETELFFKISIGAYLMKDQKESFKKIRSKLTESLKKAAKYPFSHYILGEQEEEIERQKAIQLYSSLKNSIFNEELILKYQPILNSKSKKIEFLETLTRWVHSVNGNISPEIFIPIAESSGLILTIGEWVMKNAISEIAILKKISGIDPDCKLTINVSPIQINQKDITEQLLKLVRRHETTPDKILVEITETSIDTDDSYAIDRLKEQAQTLHLEGFQIAIDDFGKGHSNFSRLEQIPSDIVKIDKNLVFGALRDPAKTKILTSIVGIIHTMGKKVILEGIENQDYEKIAIDTGADYLQGYHYYYPMNIGGLSKVFENELNVNPRLQSSKY from the coding sequence ATGAATTTTTTAAAAAGCGAAAGAGAATCAGCGGCCAACTTATCCGGAAAAATACGATGCAGTTTCAAAGGAGAGTATATCGAACTGGATCCGAGTATCGAAGAGGAGTTAATAGCCTTTCCCGATCTAAAAGCAAAGCTACTTAATATCGTGGAATCGATTTCTCAATTTTCACATCAAAACAAGAACAACGCAACAACCTTCGAACTCTTTATGGAAATCGTTAGTGAAAGCGAACAGACATATCATTTGTATTCGCTCGTACATCATAAAAAAGAAGAAATCACTTTCGAGCTTACAAAGATACCCGCAGTACCGAACTCTAAAGTAAAATTAATCACAATCAAACAAAGAATCAATGCGCACAAAGCCGAATTCAAAACGTTCTTGGGCAAATCCCGTTCCGCATTCTTCTTAATCGAAATTCAATTCGTTTCCGTAAAAGGAATTCCCGAACCGGAGATTGAATCTTTCGAACAGGTCTTTATGGATCTATCAACGGAAATTTTTACGCTCACAAACGGAAATACAAAGATCATACGATATTCTCAAAATAAAATTTTGGTAATCATCCCCGTCGAAAACGAAAGATTCAATCTTTCCGCTCTTTCGAAGCAGATCATATCGATTATGGATTATCCGCTTTCTCATAATGAAACGGAATTGTTTTTTAAGATTTCGATCGGGGCGTATCTCATGAAGGACCAAAAAGAATCCTTTAAAAAAATAAGATCAAAGCTCACGGAATCTCTTAAAAAAGCCGCCAAATATCCGTTCAGTCATTATATCCTCGGAGAGCAAGAAGAAGAGATTGAAAGACAAAAGGCGATTCAACTCTATTCCTCTCTCAAGAACTCGATCTTTAACGAAGAATTGATACTCAAGTATCAGCCTATTCTGAATTCTAAATCTAAAAAAATTGAATTCTTGGAAACACTTACGAGATGGGTTCACTCCGTAAACGGAAATATAAGTCCCGAGATCTTCATTCCAATCGCGGAATCTTCGGGCCTCATTCTTACCATCGGTGAATGGGTGATGAAGAATGCGATCAGCGAAATCGCCATTCTCAAAAAAATCTCAGGCATCGATCCCGATTGTAAACTGACGATCAACGTTTCTCCGATACAGATCAATCAGAAAGACATCACCGAACAACTTTTGAAATTGGTAAGAAGACATGAGACGACTCCGGATAAAATTCTCGTGGAAATCACGGAGACATCGATCGATACCGATGATAGTTACGCGATCGATCGATTGAAGGAACAGGCTCAGACTCTCCACCTCGAAGGATTTCAGATTGCCATCGACGATTTCGGTAAAGGTCATTCCAACTTCTCAAGACTCGAGCAAATTCCATCAGATATCGTTAAGATCGATAAGAATTTAGTCTTTGGTGCGTTACGCGACCCCGCGAAGACAAAGATTTTAACTTCGATCGTGGGAATCATTCATACGATGGGAAAAAAAGTGATCTTAGAAGGTATTGAAAATCAGGACTATGAAAAAATCGCAATCGATACCGGCGCGGATTATCTGCAAGGTTATCACTACTATTACCCGATGAACATCGGAGGTCTGTCTAAGGTTTTCGAAAACGAACTGAATGTAAACCCCCGATTACAAAGTTCG
- a CDS encoding patatin-like phospholipase family protein — protein MTRSSNHSFESQKKLLKAFRGFRAKTSSHFPSGKDTKTEESIGKSLRSIHWTYETPSLGIVPEGSLCLVLAGKIEERLLNTEERSLILRDLFPGDYFLFQPDKVIYSGISEILYIQPDDLLRIESKFVHWKKWIVDLKRENHLFHVSKLRPSRKELLDFLSSVELLFHLDKTTLSDLESRMEWLVIPGGEILLKQGDIGDSMFILVSGRLSWIVHSKNGEVLAEGELGKGDIIGEMALLSGDKRSATVISLRTSQVVRISRDDFRKSFSNSPDALFQITGTIAHRLGEERHKRFQKANSVRTVSVFPLAVDRNSSDQFFRSLRNGLKSFGKTILVDPESFHKVRAKSSSKGAKVSQNYRISDLVHWFYELEKYYEKLIFKTELNQPGWRETCFRQSDRILILIDPDRSPSLDFATAQTLLPGEIQKEIVFLIDSKFENWKRIESILQEFHGIAHSIVRRDVPADFGRLSRKLTGNSIGVALAGGGAKGFAHLGLLKCFEENDIPVDMISGTSAGSIMGGLFAMGLDSSEILPLIRDFWLDRNILGDFTFPFVSLVRGKRYSNAIHEFFKDRNIETLPIPFYAIACNLTKAERKVFDKGLLWKAVRSSTSIPGIFPPFSENGELFVDGGLLDNLPGSILKEKGAGILISVDLGGGGQIDKDLTYQNFLGPQYLGEAPSFLRIFFHHLSRQSLKSKYPGLAEIMMRSLMLSSKNTLNRTRDNSDLYIELPVGGYSTFDWDQFQKLYDIGYQTGKEKVHFWKNEIRKKLYSK, from the coding sequence GTGACTCGATCTAGTAATCATTCTTTTGAATCGCAAAAAAAACTTCTGAAAGCCTTTCGCGGTTTTCGCGCAAAAACCTCTTCACATTTTCCCAGCGGAAAGGATACAAAAACCGAGGAATCGATCGGAAAATCCCTTCGATCGATCCATTGGACGTACGAAACCCCATCGCTCGGAATCGTGCCGGAAGGATCGTTGTGTCTGGTTCTCGCCGGAAAAATAGAGGAAAGACTTCTCAACACCGAAGAACGCAGTCTGATTCTTCGTGACTTATTTCCCGGAGATTATTTTTTGTTTCAACCGGACAAGGTGATCTATTCGGGTATATCAGAAATTCTTTATATTCAGCCCGATGATCTGTTGAGAATCGAATCCAAGTTCGTTCACTGGAAAAAATGGATCGTCGATCTCAAACGCGAAAATCACCTTTTCCACGTTTCGAAACTTAGGCCTTCTCGAAAAGAGCTTTTGGATTTTCTTTCTTCGGTCGAATTATTGTTTCATCTCGATAAGACGACATTGTCCGATTTGGAATCTCGAATGGAATGGCTCGTGATACCGGGCGGTGAAATCCTTCTTAAACAAGGCGATATCGGCGATTCCATGTTTATCCTCGTTTCCGGAAGACTTTCTTGGATCGTTCACTCGAAAAACGGCGAGGTGCTCGCGGAAGGAGAATTGGGAAAAGGAGACATCATCGGCGAGATGGCTCTTTTGAGTGGAGACAAACGCTCCGCGACCGTGATCTCATTGAGAACGAGCCAAGTAGTAAGAATCTCAAGAGATGACTTTCGTAAAAGTTTTTCAAATTCTCCGGACGCCCTGTTTCAAATTACGGGAACGATCGCTCATCGTCTCGGCGAGGAACGCCACAAAAGATTTCAAAAGGCGAATTCAGTTCGGACTGTTTCTGTTTTTCCTCTCGCAGTGGACAGGAATTCTTCCGATCAGTTTTTTCGATCTCTCCGGAACGGATTAAAATCATTCGGAAAAACGATTCTTGTAGATCCGGAATCCTTCCACAAAGTCAGAGCAAAGTCTTCCTCAAAAGGCGCCAAAGTTTCGCAGAACTATCGGATCTCGGATTTGGTTCATTGGTTTTACGAGCTGGAGAAATATTATGAAAAACTAATATTTAAAACGGAGCTGAATCAACCAGGCTGGAGAGAAACCTGTTTTCGTCAGTCAGATCGGATTCTTATTCTAATCGATCCCGATCGGAGTCCGAGTCTGGACTTTGCAACCGCACAGACTTTGTTGCCGGGAGAAATCCAAAAAGAAATCGTCTTCTTGATCGATTCTAAATTCGAAAACTGGAAAAGAATCGAATCGATTCTTCAGGAGTTTCACGGGATCGCACATAGTATCGTTCGCCGTGACGTTCCTGCCGACTTCGGAAGACTTTCTAGGAAGCTTACCGGCAATAGTATCGGAGTCGCTCTTGCCGGCGGTGGTGCAAAAGGTTTCGCTCATCTCGGTCTTCTCAAGTGTTTCGAAGAGAACGATATTCCGGTGGATATGATTTCAGGGACGAGCGCCGGCTCGATCATGGGCGGGTTGTTTGCGATGGGTCTTGACTCTTCGGAAATTCTTCCTCTCATTCGAGACTTTTGGTTGGATAGAAATATTCTCGGAGATTTCACTTTTCCATTTGTTTCTCTCGTTCGCGGGAAACGTTATTCCAACGCGATTCACGAATTTTTTAAGGATAGAAATATCGAGACACTTCCGATTCCTTTTTATGCGATCGCTTGTAATCTAACCAAAGCGGAGAGGAAAGTTTTTGACAAAGGATTGCTCTGGAAAGCCGTTCGATCCAGCACTTCCATTCCCGGTATTTTTCCTCCTTTTTCCGAAAACGGAGAACTCTTTGTCGACGGCGGTTTGCTCGACAATCTTCCCGGTTCCATCTTAAAGGAGAAGGGCGCTGGAATTCTTATCTCGGTCGATCTCGGCGGTGGAGGTCAGATTGATAAGGATTTGACGTATCAAAATTTTCTCGGCCCCCAGTATTTGGGAGAAGCACCTTCCTTTTTGAGAATTTTCTTTCATCATCTTTCCAGACAGAGTTTAAAGAGCAAATATCCCGGATTAGCCGAGATTATGATGCGTTCCCTGATGCTTTCGAGCAAAAATACGTTAAACCGAACAAGGGACAATTCGGATCTCTATATCGAACTTCCGGTGGGGGGCTACTCAACCTTCGATTGGGACCAATTTCAGAAATTATACGATATCGGCTATCAAACCGGAAAAGAGAAGGTTCACTTCTGGAAAAACGAAATTAGGAAAAAACTATATTCTAAATAA
- a CDS encoding PAS domain S-box protein, with amino-acid sequence MPSLRFKTLEEFSTEIPSFHESICILEERSSGRILFSRECSRFWELQLFDTAPTGFSSFLIHFHDKIRNYAEFSENVLKNNIQESIYFETLIYKDWILRLFWKDVLKEGAYRIRLYTFEVLAREGELEESEKHKGVESIFYKLPQPAILFDPSTLKILSANDAAIYLYGYSRNEFGSLGLLDIRPEEDRADLDVVLKGFASENGIQSRGIWRHWRKDKKILYMKISANRIVYGDSFAVLAVLSNVSDVVETNYALKQNRDEKQSIIESMSDRYFSLSKDWRFISANKHSLITLGKTKEELIGKNIWDLYPEAGAQFFREKYELAAFSRKPVLFEFKNEHTGNIIEFRVFPFEEGLSVFFQDITEVRRRETEQNILKEISMRIPKASTVKESFEILFEVICRETSWKFAQTWKYQNGELILEENASWHSVDSTFLRYRILSFDTKFKPGDGLIGKVFSTDKTYFSGDIQKETDFKRTRQAIQSGVRSWIAVPLKTGHESYVLEFCTHIKIDSGESYIQMFELISDQIEVLFRNKEAEEEKDQFFKLSGDMFQISAPDGKVIERNQAWEEILGYSTEELSKFDISEIIYPDDREKMIKIRDKFRKDQQNISEILRYVAKDGQVKSILWKVTFSKEHRLVYTTGKDITDMQKTQLQLETLAKELKRSNADLEDFAFIASHDLQEPLRKIMAFGDRLLKKNAKLDPESLDYLQRMASSANRLSKLIEGLLSYSRIKTRAKPFRNSDLTKVLKETIGDLEIYIKEKNAKVVDCKVGFARCDPAQIGMVFQNLIKNGLKFNKSKIPEVIIQCVPHPTERKWIQITFFDNGIGFDKKHEEKIFTLFQRLHAREDFEGNGIGLAVCKKIIELHGGRIYAQSKLGEGSTFYVDLPGVLNTEWIV; translated from the coding sequence ATGCCATCGCTCAGATTCAAAACCTTGGAAGAATTCTCGACCGAGATTCCTTCCTTTCACGAAAGTATTTGCATTCTCGAAGAACGTTCGAGTGGGAGAATTTTATTCTCCCGGGAGTGTTCCCGATTTTGGGAACTTCAGCTCTTTGATACGGCTCCGACCGGTTTTTCTTCCTTCCTGATCCACTTTCACGATAAGATACGAAATTATGCGGAGTTCTCCGAAAACGTTCTCAAAAATAACATTCAAGAATCTATATATTTTGAAACTCTAATATATAAAGACTGGATTCTTCGTCTTTTTTGGAAGGACGTCCTGAAAGAAGGAGCGTATCGGATTCGCCTCTATACCTTCGAAGTGTTGGCGAGAGAAGGAGAATTGGAAGAATCCGAAAAGCACAAAGGTGTCGAAAGTATATTTTATAAACTTCCTCAACCCGCTATTCTATTCGATCCTTCCACACTCAAGATTCTTTCCGCAAACGACGCGGCGATCTATCTCTACGGGTACTCGAGAAACGAATTCGGGTCCTTGGGCCTACTCGACATTCGTCCGGAAGAGGACCGTGCGGACTTGGACGTCGTTTTAAAAGGTTTCGCGAGCGAGAACGGAATTCAATCCAGGGGAATTTGGAGACACTGGAGAAAGGACAAAAAAATTCTTTATATGAAGATCTCCGCAAACCGGATCGTCTACGGAGATTCCTTCGCCGTTTTAGCGGTTCTTTCCAACGTATCCGATGTTGTGGAAACGAATTACGCTCTAAAGCAAAACAGGGATGAAAAACAATCGATCATTGAAAGTATGTCTGATCGATATTTCTCACTTTCCAAAGATTGGAGATTTATTTCAGCTAACAAACACTCTTTGATCACGTTAGGAAAGACGAAAGAGGAATTGATCGGTAAAAACATATGGGATCTTTATCCGGAGGCGGGCGCCCAATTCTTTCGTGAAAAATACGAACTTGCGGCGTTCTCACGCAAACCCGTTCTTTTCGAATTCAAAAACGAACATACAGGAAACATTATAGAATTCAGAGTCTTTCCCTTTGAGGAAGGTCTCTCCGTCTTTTTTCAGGACATCACCGAGGTCCGGAGAAGGGAAACGGAACAAAACATTCTCAAAGAGATTTCTATGAGAATTCCGAAGGCATCGACGGTAAAGGAATCGTTTGAAATTCTATTCGAGGTTATATGCAGAGAAACTTCCTGGAAATTCGCACAAACGTGGAAATACCAAAACGGAGAATTGATCCTGGAGGAGAACGCTTCCTGGCATTCCGTCGATTCTACTTTTTTGAGATATCGGATTCTTTCCTTTGATACGAAGTTCAAACCCGGAGACGGTCTGATCGGAAAGGTATTTTCGACGGATAAAACGTATTTCTCGGGAGACATTCAAAAGGAAACCGACTTCAAAAGAACCAGGCAGGCGATTCAATCCGGAGTCCGTTCCTGGATCGCAGTTCCTCTAAAGACCGGGCACGAAAGTTACGTATTGGAATTCTGCACTCACATAAAAATCGATTCAGGAGAATCTTATATTCAAATGTTTGAATTGATTTCCGATCAGATCGAAGTGTTATTCCGGAATAAGGAAGCCGAGGAGGAGAAGGACCAATTTTTTAAACTTTCAGGAGATATGTTTCAAATTTCCGCGCCTGACGGAAAGGTCATCGAGCGAAATCAGGCGTGGGAGGAAATTTTAGGATATTCGACTGAAGAATTGTCTAAGTTCGATATATCGGAAATCATTTATCCGGATGATCGGGAGAAGATGATCAAAATCAGAGACAAGTTTAGAAAAGATCAACAGAATATTTCCGAAATTCTTCGCTATGTCGCCAAGGACGGACAGGTGAAGAGCATTCTTTGGAAGGTCACCTTTTCGAAGGAACATCGTCTGGTTTATACGACCGGTAAAGACATCACGGATATGCAAAAAACGCAGTTACAACTGGAGACTCTTGCGAAGGAATTAAAACGTTCGAACGCGGACCTGGAAGATTTTGCGTTCATCGCCTCTCATGATCTTCAAGAACCTCTTCGGAAAATCATGGCTTTTGGCGATCGTCTTTTAAAGAAGAATGCGAAGCTGGATCCGGAATCGTTGGACTATTTGCAGAGAATGGCTTCTTCCGCAAACAGGCTTTCCAAATTGATAGAAGGACTTCTTTCCTATTCCAGAATCAAAACAAGAGCGAAGCCGTTTCGAAATTCCGATTTGACCAAGGTCTTAAAAGAAACGATCGGAGATCTTGAAATTTATATCAAAGAAAAAAACGCGAAGGTCGTCGACTGTAAGGTAGGATTTGCTCGTTGTGACCCCGCACAGATCGGGATGGTTTTTCAGAATTTGATCAAGAACGGTTTGAAATTTAATAAGAGTAAAATTCCGGAGGTGATCATTCAATGTGTTCCCCACCCGACGGAGCGGAAATGGATTCAGATTACTTTTTTCGATAACGGAATCGGCTTTGACAAAAAACACGAAGAGAAGATATTTACGCTCTTTCAAAGACTTCACGCAAGGGAAGACTTTGAAGGCAACGGGATCGGACTCGCTGTTTGTAAAAAGATCATCGAACTTCACGGAGGAAGAATTTACGCTCAGAGCAAGCTCGGTGAAGGGTCCACTTTTTACGTGGATCTTCCGGGCGTTCTGAATACGGAATGGATCGTATGA